ATGGTCCGTCGGTGACGGTCATGTCGTCGGAATCCTGTGGCTCCAGCTTGCTTCTGGGTCTGTCAGATGATGTGTTTTCCATTGTCATCGGCTCCCTTTCACCTCGGGACATTTGTAATCTCGGTCTCTGCTGCCGGAGTTTTTATGCACTCGTTGACTCCGATAAGGTCTGGCTCACCCAATGCCAGATGCTTGGAATTGTACCTCTCCAAGACCTTCTTGTCTGGCGTCAGGCCGTCTCATCTTACAAGGCGCTTTGCCGCTTTCTCTCTAGTGTTCAGCCTCTCATGGGAATTTGGGTTCACCAGAATCCAGAGCTTGGCAATGTAGTCTATGTCATGCCAGGTTTTGTTTCCGTTGTTGGCTGCCGCATTATACCTCAAGAACTTGGCCCGTTAGGCATTGAGGATGGCCCTCTTCTCTGGGCTCCTGTATTTGAAATTATTGGTGATTCTGATGGTTCCTCGTCCTTTTTTCTACATGGAAGGGACAACGGACAGGACTATGTCTATCCTGGTTTTGTGAAACCTGTTAGCAGGTCATGCAATGTTCTGTTGCTTGAGATCGAGCCTAGACCCCATAAAAATGGGGTTGAATTGTTGCACAGCAAGAGTTTTGTTAATGACTCAGATAAGGAGCTGTCAAGGAAGATTTGTAGGTCGAATAGTGATCTTTCAAGGTCACAGAGGGTGTTTCGGCAGAGTGAGACTTCGGTGCCCTTCAGTCGTTTGGCTTTCAGTGACAGAAGAAAATTGCTTGAGGTTGTCATGAACCAAATCCGTGTAGAGGTTCCCGATGCAGCAATTGGGCCACTCTTTCCAAGGTTGAGGGTTAGTGGGGAGAACACTCAGATTGGTACGGCGCTCTTATTGGAACGAAGATCATTGCTTTTTCAAATGCATAAACTTGGTGGATATCAGGTGGATTCGAAGGAAAGTAATCTGCTTCCACCGAATCCCACTCAACTGCGGTTAAGTGAGATCAGAAAGAGTCTTGATCGGTCAAGTGGTTCGCAAAGTTCTATTAATGAGGATGATGGCCACAGACACTGCAACAGGAGGAGAAGTCTTGGCAGGTACTTTAGGGATAGCTTCAATCAGATGCTGGGAAAGTCAATCTCTTTCAATGGTAATTCAAAGAATAGTTCTTCCAGCAGTGAGAGTAAGTATGCATCCCTTCAGGATTTTCTGAAATCAAGTGATACAATAGGACTGACTTTACATGCTTCCACTGTGAAGTTATCTTCTTATCGAGCATGGCCAAACATGCATGAAAGTCGATTTGCCATATACAAATTGCCTTTGCGGATCCCAACTGCTGAGCAAGAGTATGCTGGTTTATGGGGAGGCACTTTTGGGTGGCCTCCCGGGAGGCCGACCAAAGACAAGCCTGGAAAggctctcttcttccttttgctTTCTTATGAAGAGTGCGAGGGGCAACAGCTTCTAATTGCAACCAAAATATTAGAGGGTACCCACTATGTTCTACACCCTAATGGCTCAGCCATGTTTATAGTAAATATCGATGAACCTTCATTGGATCCATTCCCTTGGGATACTGATGCTGATTCCCATCCTGTGAATGTTAATCATGCTTTTAAAGGTGAGGGTATTGCCAATGGGTATGGTTTTAGATACCCTGGCTCGAAACCTGGTTCCCTCTTTGTGTTTGAAGATGGTCAACTTGCCTTCATTTGGAAGGAGTCCAGGGCTATCTTGACTTTGCAGAGGCTGGACTTGCAAGAGCTTTTGAAAAAAGGTGAAAGGGTGCCTGCGCTACTTCCAATTGCTAACTTTTCATACTTAACCAAGTCTTACTCAAATGTGTTTGCTGAGTTCCCAAGCATCTCAACTTCGTGGGCGTCAACAAGGTATACCTTGCCTCCTCTGGATGTGCTCTTGATGCTTTTGACTTTCCCCATGCACCTAAATAATCAATTTCATCACCATGCTTATATTGTTTGTTGAACTCTATGCAAACAGGCAGGAGCAGTCTGACACCCCTAGGTGAACTCTGATCAATATAGATGAGGCTTTCACGTAAGCAGGATGGGTAAGTAGTAAaagcaaaaatataaaaaacaatcTTTAAAGTGACAATTGTATCTATTACTATATTACACCAGGATTTATTAGTCATCGTTGAGAAACCAAGACCACAAACTTGggctttgtgtgtgtgtgtttccctTTTTTGGTACTTAAGGAGGAAACCATTTCAGATTTCAGATACAACATTTTAATATTGAAGTTTTCAATTATGAGTGTGTCTAAACTTACAATttatttatagttttttttttcacttatacCGTATGAATACTTGAATTGTGCATAACTGTTTTTGTTGTATAATTGTAAAAACACATTTACAAGAAAGCATGTTTTCCTCAACCTTAATTGTGTAAGGAAAAGAGGAGTATTTTCCAAAGGTGCTTACCTAGGAATATAATACGGGTTAGAATTTTATAATAACAGAATGTCACTAGGTTTGGACCATTTTTTCTTGGATTGTTGTGCGAATAGAAATTAGGGGGGAAAAGTTGAAAAGGCTTAGGTTCACTTTTGGAACCTTGTTGGCTTGGCAGCTTTGCCTTCACTCTGTGGAACTTGTTCCTGCGGCTGCCTCATGTAAAAACCTAGCTTCTCTTCTCCTAATGGGAGATGTTTGCATCcgtttctttctcttgcctttTGCGTTTATAAATGCaccttttgaccaaaaaaagaaaCTGTTTCATACATTAGGCTCCTGATGTGTGGCATAGTTATTCGAAGCCTTAACAATCTTGTAATAGACCAATCTCTATCTGTCATGAAATGGTTTTCTACGAATTAAGACTAGGCAAAGTTTGTTTCATTGTGAAGTACTGATTTAATGTTCTTCTGAGGTGAGGGTTACGTGTTTCTTTCTGACAGGCGACGCATGATGTAGAGACTGAACAGATATTGTACCTGCATTGCTCGATTACTTGATACACACGCAGCGCTAAGAATTTCTCAGCTGCTAATAATGGCCGGAATATGCCAAACTTGATGTCCTTAATTTCGTCTTCAAGTCTTGTCTCTTGGATGACATAGAGGTGATGTTTATACTTTGTGGTGGATGGCTTATGTAtgttaattattttcttttatgtttaaaaCAGTACATGTCTATGGACAATAGTTTGCCCATGTAAATGATTCTGCCACTATACCCCTCCATCTTGCCTTTTACAACTTTGAAAGGAGCTTAAAGTTGATGGTGGGTACTGGGTAGGTAGGTAGATACTTGTGCTTTCTACATATATGAACAACAATACAAGGGAAGGGGTGCAAGTGAGATTGAAAATTTCGTTTTCGACCGTAACGAATTGTATTAAATTTGTTTGTGTTGGATCAATTGTAAGGAGGTCGAAGCTTTACTTTGCTTTACTTTTGTGTAGTTAAATGCTAAATTACAAATTGAAAACTtatgattgaaaattttgaatgattttttaaaatttaggtgcattcaatcagaattttgaaggaatttttaacattttaaatgtattcaattagaaactgaagtttaaaggattttaaataGTTGGGGAATTCAAAG
Above is a window of Malus sylvestris chromosome 15, drMalSylv7.2, whole genome shotgun sequence DNA encoding:
- the LOC126601918 gene encoding F-box protein At5g39450; the protein is MNEGKPTSASVNGPSVTVMSSESCGSSLLLGLSDDVFSIVIGSLSPRDICNLGLCCRSFYALVDSDKVWLTQCQMLGIVPLQDLLVWRQAVSSYKALCRFLSSVQPLMGIWVHQNPELGNVVYVMPGFVSVVGCRIIPQELGPLGIEDGPLLWAPVFEIIGDSDGSSSFFLHGRDNGQDYVYPGFVKPVSRSCNVLLLEIEPRPHKNGVELLHSKSFVNDSDKELSRKICRSNSDLSRSQRVFRQSETSVPFSRLAFSDRRKLLEVVMNQIRVEVPDAAIGPLFPRLRVSGENTQIGTALLLERRSLLFQMHKLGGYQVDSKESNLLPPNPTQLRLSEIRKSLDRSSGSQSSINEDDGHRHCNRRRSLGRYFRDSFNQMLGKSISFNGNSKNSSSSSESKYASLQDFLKSSDTIGLTLHASTVKLSSYRAWPNMHESRFAIYKLPLRIPTAEQEYAGLWGGTFGWPPGRPTKDKPGKALFFLLLSYEECEGQQLLIATKILEGTHYVLHPNGSAMFIVNIDEPSLDPFPWDTDADSHPVNVNHAFKGEGIANGYGFRYPGSKPGSLFVFEDGQLAFIWKESRAILTLQRLDLQELLKKGERVPALLPIANFSYLTKSYSNVFAEFPSISTSWASTRQEQSDTPR